The DNA segment TTCGTTGCCTGTAATTGGAACAGAAAATGGAACCTTTAACTTAATGGATGTTGGTGCAAATGCAGATACTAAACCAGAAAACATTCACCAATATGCGATATTAGGAAGCTATTACGCTCAATTTGTTCGAGGAATCAAAAATCCAAAAGTTGGACTTTTGAATAACGGAACAGAAGAAAATAAGGGAAATGATGTAACAAAGAGAGCTTATCAACTGTTAGCAAACAATACAGATATTAACTTCATCGGAAACGTTGAAGCACGTGAATTGTTAGGCGGGGCAGCGGATGTAGTCGTTACAGATGGTTTTACTGGAAATGCTGTATTAAAAACAATTGAAGGTACAGCTATGTCTATGATGAAACTTATTAAAAATGCTGTGTATGAAAATGGCACAAAAGCTAAATTAGGCGGATTGTTATTAAAAGATAGTTTTTCTAATATGAAAGATGTTATGGATTACTCAAAGCATGGCGGAGCAGTGTTATTTGGAGTTAAAGCGCCTGTTGTCAAGACTCACGGATCAACTGAAAAAGAAGCTGTGTACCACACGATTAAGCAAATTCACGAAATGTTGGAATCACATGTTATTGATGACTTAGTTCACTATTTTGAAACAAAAGAACTACCGTCTGAATAAGTTTTTCTGAACAAGGAAAAAATGCAGCACTAAAAAATAGTTGGACAATGTTTGTGAATATCGTTAAAATAAATAAAGTGATATTAATTTACCATTAATAATAAAGTCAAATGCGGAGGTGTAAAAGATTGTCTACTAATGAAACTTTCGAAAAAATAAGAAAAATCATTGTTGAAAGATTTGGCATTGATGAAGAAAAAGTAACTAAAGAACTTACTTTTAAAGATGATTTAGGTGCTGATTCTCTTGATGTTGTAGAATTAGTTATGGAATTAGAGGATGTCTTCGGAACAGAAATTTCTGATGAAGATGCTGAACAAATCGCTACAGTTGGAAATGCAGTAACCTATATTGATCAACATAAAAATTAATAAGGTTCTCTAGAGTCGCTTAACTTATTTTGAGTTAAGCGACT comes from the Carnobacterium sp. 17-4 genome and includes:
- the plsX gene encoding phosphate acyltransferase PlsX yields the protein MKIAVDAMGGDNAPKAIVEGVMMAAKEYNDIEFLLYGKEESIRKYLTDETNITIIHTDEKIASDDDPVRAVRRKKNASMVLAAQAVKDKEADALFSAGNTGALLTAGLLIIGRIKGIDRPGLLVSLPVIGTENGTFNLMDVGANADTKPENIHQYAILGSYYAQFVRGIKNPKVGLLNNGTEENKGNDVTKRAYQLLANNTDINFIGNVEARELLGGAADVVVTDGFTGNAVLKTIEGTAMSMMKLIKNAVYENGTKAKLGGLLLKDSFSNMKDVMDYSKHGGAVLFGVKAPVVKTHGSTEKEAVYHTIKQIHEMLESHVIDDLVHYFETKELPSE
- the acpP gene encoding acyl carrier protein; the encoded protein is MSTNETFEKIRKIIVERFGIDEEKVTKELTFKDDLGADSLDVVELVMELEDVFGTEISDEDAEQIATVGNAVTYIDQHKN